A window from Chiroxiphia lanceolata isolate bChiLan1 chromosome 3, bChiLan1.pri, whole genome shotgun sequence encodes these proteins:
- the LOC116784079 gene encoding taste receptor type 2 member 9-like has product MEACHSPEQSNITSYADTTVAIIITLEVFAGMWINAFIVSVICMVWVRKNTLNSNEKILLFLGCSRFWYLCISWVYSIFLIIYLNYLYVHPIFHLLNSARNFFSYSNLWFSASLFVFYCIKIANFRNSFFIYLKVKIDRIVPCLLLGSVLFSLVIGIIAYNTMDKALSNNFNFTCQGSIWKASITIDQHLLPHYFIIGFGYATSFTAVILSTLLLLFSFWRHKCNMQTNSMKDLSMDAHIKAMKSILSFFIMYSINFICLILILIYSMKNESDLIFLTYLIQYTFPGFHSLVLIFSNPNLEKRLLGILRCVKCKVFLKREL; this is encoded by the coding sequence atggAAGCTTGTCACTCTCCAGAGCAATCCAATATCACTTCATACGCTGACACGACTGTGGCCATCATCATTACACTTGAAGTGTTCGCTGGCATGTGGATAAATGCTTTCATTGTTTCTGTGATTTGCATGGTCTGGGTAAGAAAGAACACCTTGAACTCTAATGAGAAGATCTTGCTGTTTCTGGGATGCTCCAGGTTTTGGTATTTGTGCATCTCATGggtttattcaatttttttaataatttatctCAATTATCTTTATGTTCACCCCATATTTCATCTACTTAATAGTGCTCGGAACTTTTTTAGTTATTCCAACTTGtggttttctgcttctctttttgtcttttattgcATAAAAATTGCCAATTTCAGGAACAGCTTCTTCATCTACCTGAAAGTAAAAATTGACAGGATTGTGCCCTGCCTCTTGTTGGGATCAGTGCTTTTCTCCCTGGTTATCGGAATCATTGCCTACAACACCATGGATAAAGCACTCAGCAACAACTTCAATTTCACCTGCCAAGGAAGTATTTGGAAAGCAAGTATCACAATAGATCAACATCTTTTGCCTCATTATTTTATCATTGGCTTTGGATATGCCACTTCCTTCACAGCAGTCATCTTGTCtacccttctccttctcttttcattctGGAGACACAAATGCAACATGCAGACAAACTCCATGAAAGACCTCAGCATGGATGCCCACATCAAAGCCATGAAATCCATTCTCTCCTTCTTCATAATGTACAGCATCAACTTTATATGTTTGATCTTGATTCTAATTTATTCAATGAAGAATGAAAGTGACTTGATATTTTTAACTTACTTAATTCAATACACTTTTCCAGGTTTTCATTCCCTTGTCCTGATTTTCAGTAATCCCAATCTGGAAAAGAGACTGCTAGGGATTCTGCGCTGTGTCAAATGCAAGGTTTTCCTCAAGAGAGAACTGTAA
- the LOC116785061 gene encoding taste receptor type 2 member 41-like — MEACHSPEQFNVTSYAATSVAIVILEAFTGMWINAFIVSVICLSWIKRKTLNPNEKILLVLGSSRFWFLCFTWLYYFLSTMYRNYQFVHPIFQLLAVARRFFNCSEVSVSACLCVFYCIKIANFRNSFFIYLKVKIDRMVPWFLLGSVLFSLVIGILLFEIIDKPQCNNSTGLENLWKVKIKTDEQFLPIYFITGFGYAASFMAVILSVLLLLFSLWRHKCNMQTNSMKDLSMDAHIKAMKSILSFFVMYNINIISLIVTIIYSVEGKSVMMFLIYVFQYAFPGVHSLILIFSNPKLKNTLLRILPCVKCKVCMR; from the coding sequence atggAAGCTTGTCACTCTCCAGAGCAATTCAATGTCACTTCATACGCTGCCACATCTGTGGCCATTGTCATCCTTGAGGCATTTACTGGCATGTGGATAAATGCTTTCATTGTTTCTGTGATTTGCTTGTCCTGGATCAAAAGGAAAACCTTGAACCCTAATGAGAAGATCTTACTGGTTTTGGGATCCTCCAGgttttggtttctgtgtttTACATGGTTATATTACTTTCTTTCAACAATGTATCGAAATTACCAATTTGTTCACCCCATATTTCAACTACTTGCAGTTGCTCGtagattttttaattgttccGAAGTTTCTGTGTCAGCCTGTCTTTGTGTCTTTTATTGTATAAAAATTGCCAATTTCAGGAACAGCTTCTTCATCTACCTGAAAGTAAAAATTGACAGGATGGTGCCCTGGTTCTTGTTGGGGTCAGTGCTTTTCTCCCTGGTTATTGGAATCCTTCTCTTTGAAATCATTGATAAACCTCAATGTAACAATTCCACTGGTCTAGAAAATTTGTGGAAAGTGAAAATCAAGACAGatgaacaatttcttcctatttaTTTTATCACTGGCTTTGGATATGCTGCTTCATTCATGGCAGTCATCCTTTCtgtccttctccttctcttttccctctggagaCACAAATGCAACATGCAGACAAACTCCATGAAGGACCTCAGCATGGATGCCCACATCAAAGCCATGAAATCTATTCTCTCCTTCTTCGTAATGTACAACATCAACATTATATCTTTGATTGTGACAATAATTTATTCAGTGGAGGGGAAAAGTGTCATGATGTTtcttatttatgtatttcagtATGCTTTTCCAGGTGTTCATTCCCTTATTCTGATTTTCAGCAACCCCAAGTTGAAAAACACACTGCTAAGGATTCTGCCTTGTGTGAAGTGCAAGGTTTGCATGAGGTAA
- the LOC116785062 gene encoding taste receptor type 2 member 9-like: MEVCRSPEQSNVTAYGATAVAVITFEAFAGLWINAFIVSVICMSWIKRKTLNSNEKILLFLGCSRFLVLCFSWVYSFFSIIYPNYLYVPPTYTLIVSIQNFFECSNLWVSACLCVFYCIKIANFRNSFFIYLKVKIDRMVPWLLLGSVLFSLVIGILVYDFANKPHCNNSTSEGNFSKVSIRMEEHFLSIFLIYGFEFVTSFTAVIFSALLLLFSLWRHKRNMETMMNLSMDAHIKAMKFFLSFFVIYSINFACLILNMVYTTENGGPEIFLLYVLLYTFTVVHSLILIFSNPKLEKSMLRILACVKCKFCMR, translated from the coding sequence atggAGGTTTGTCGCTCTCCAGAGCAATCCAATGTCACTGCATACGGTGCCACAGCTGTGGCCGTCATCACCTTTGAGGCGTTTGCTGGCCTGTGGATAAATGCTTTCATTGTTTCTGTGATTTGCATGTCCTGGATCAAAAGGAAAACCCTGAACTCTAATGAGAAGATCTTGCTGTTTCTGGGATGCTCCcggtttttggttttgtgcttcTCATGGgtatattcctttttttcaataatttatCCCAATTACCTTTATGTTCCACCCACATATACTCTAATTGTATCTATTCAGAACTTTTTTGAGTGTTCCAACTTGTGGgtttcagcctgtctttgtgttttttattgTATAAAAATTGCCAATTTCAGGAACAGCTTCTTCATCTACCTGAAAGTAAAAATTGACAGGATGGTGCCCTGGCTCCTGTTGGGGTCAGTGCTTTTCTCCCTGGTTATTGGAATCCTTGTCTATGATTTCGCTAATAAACCACACTGTAACAATTCCACCAGTGAAGGAAATTTTTCAAAAGTGAGTATCAGAATGGAGGAAcattttttgtctatttttttaatctatggCTTTGAGTTTGTCACTTCATTCACAGCAGTCATCTTTTctgcccttctccttctcttttctctctggagaCACAAACGCAACATGGAGACAATGATGAACCTCAGCATGGATGCCCACATCAAAGCCATgaaattttttctctccttctttgtAATATACAGCATCAACTTTGCATGTTTGATCTTGAATATGGTTTATACCACAGAGAATGGAGGTCCTgagatatttcttctttatgtaCTTCTCTACACCTTTACTGTTGTTCATTCCCTTATTCTGATTTTCAGCAATCCCAAATTGGAAAAGTCAATGCTAAGGATTCTGGCCTGTGTGAAGTGCAAGTTTTGCATGAGGTAG
- the LOC116785060 gene encoding taste receptor type 2 member 9-like has protein sequence MEACHSQEQFNITSYDATAVVIVTLEAFAGMWINAFIVFVIYMAWVKKKTLNSNEKILLLLGSSRFWYLCISWVYFFLSIIYPHFLYVQPTLQLVASIQSFSSYSSLWFSACLCVFYCIKIANFRNSFFIYLKVKIDRIVPWLLLGSVLFSLVIGIITYDIANKPHCNNRNSTGRGNFWKASIKMDKHFFPSFFIAGFGYAVSFMAVTFSALLLLFSLWRHKCNMQTNSMKDLSMDTHIKAMKSILSFFVMYSINFASLILTMVYATRKGSPLTFLILVFQYAFPGAHSLILIFGNPKLEKTLLRILPYVKFKACMR, from the coding sequence atggAAGCTTGTCACTCTCAAGAACAGTTCAATATCACTTCATATGATGCCACAGCTGTGGTTATCGTGACCCTTGAGGCATTTGCTGGCATGTGGATAAATGCTTTCATTGTTTTTGTGATTTACATGGCTTGGGTCAAGAAGAAAACCTTGAACTCTAATGAGAAGATCTTGCTGTTACTGGGATCCTCCCGGTTTTGGTATTTGTGCATCTCATGggtatatttctttctttcaataaTTTACCCCCATTTCCTGTATGTTCAACCCACACTTCAACTAGTTGCATCTATTCAGAGCTTTTCAAGTTATTCCAGTCTGTGGttttcagcctgtctttgtgTCTTTTATTGCATAAAAATTGCCAATTTCAGGAACAGCTTCTTCATCTACCTGAAAGTAAAAATTGACAGGATTGTGCCCTGGCTCTTGTTGGGGTCAGTGCTTTTCTCCCTGGTTATTGGCATCATTACCTATGATATCGCTAATAAACCGCACTGTAACAACCGCAATTCCACTGGACGAGGTAATTTTTGGAAAGCAAGTATCAAAATGgataaacattttttcccttctttttttattgctggCTTTGGATATGCTGTTTCATTCATGGCAGTcactttttctgctcttctccttctcttttccctctggagaCACAAATGCAACATGCAGACAAACTCCATGAAGGACCTCAGCATGGATACCCACATCAAAGCCATGAAATctattctctccttttttgtAATGTACAGCATCAACTTTGCATCTTTGATCTTGACAATGGTTTATGCCACGAGGAAAGGAAGTCCTTTGACGTTTCTCATTTTAGTATTTCAATACGCTTTTCCGGGTGCTCATTCACTTATTCTGATTTTTGGCAATCCCAAACTGGAAAAGACATTGCTAAGGATTCTGCCCTATGTGAAGTTCAAGGCTTGCATGAGGTAG
- the ANKRD66 gene encoding ankyrin repeat domain-containing protein 66, whose protein sequence is MTELHEAVALGDYDLVEKILKAGCCDPNHKDVDWHDRTPLHWAAAKGRSDLVKLLVDHGARHCLRSDVGWTPAHFAAESGRLRVLRTLHSLHAAMDAADLFGDTPKRLAEIYGHQDCSKFLEKAEVESRNYRMTAAMKGIPLDQKDEDWEHKKEELGRNPPCFWENCTTSAPKKNGEKKGKQ, encoded by the exons ATGACAGAGCTCCACGAAGCCGTGGCTTTGGGGGACTACGACCTGGTGGAAAAGATTTTGAAGGCAGGATGCTGCGACCCAAACCACAAGGATGTCGACTGGCACGACAGGACCCCATTGCACTGGGCTGCTGCCAAAG GGCGGTCGGATCTGGTCAAGCTCCTCGTGGATCACGGCGCCCGGCATTGCCTGCGGAGCGACGTGGGCTGGACTCCGGCTCACTTTGCTGCCGAGTCGGGGAGGCTGAGGGTGCTCCGCACCCTCCATTCCCTGCACGCCGCCATGGATGCAGCCGACCTCTTTGGTGACACTCCCAAGAGGCTTGCGGAAATCTACGGTCACCAGGACTGCTCCAAGTTCTTGGAGAA AGCAGAGGTGGAGAGCAGAAACTACCGCATGACAGCTGCAATGAAAGGAATCCCCTTAGACCAGAAAGATGAAGACTGGGAACACAAGAAAGAGGAGCTTGGGAGAAACCCACCATGTTTTTGGGAGAACTGCACAACCTCTGCTCcaaagaaaaatggggaaaaaaaggggaagcaGTAG